The following proteins are co-located in the Heliorestis convoluta genome:
- the ispG gene encoding flavodoxin-dependent (E)-4-hydroxy-3-methylbut-2-enyl-diphosphate synthase, with translation MIVPLPRKKRRLIHVGSIPIGGNAPVSIQSMCNTDTRDREKTVKQIEKLAEAGCEIIRLAVLDQEAVEALEEIVKKSPMPVIADIHFDYKLAIGALKAGVHGLRLNPGNIGGAQKVREVIAAAREKKIPLRIGVNAGSLEKNILAKYQGITPEGMIESALGHIRILENENYPWMKISLKASSVPLMVAAYQGLAEKVDYPLHVGVTEAGTHRSGVIKSAVGIGALLAQGIGDTIRVSLTGDPLPEVHTAWEIVKSLGLRKRGPELISCPTCGRCQIDLAAVAEAVEQALTQEKRAITVAVMGCVVNGPGEAREADVGIAGGKDCALLFRQGKVIKKVSQEQMVQALLEEIKQLPVE, from the coding sequence TTGATCGTTCCTCTACCGCGAAAAAAAAGGCGTCTAATCCATGTTGGTTCTATACCTATCGGGGGCAATGCCCCCGTTTCGATTCAGTCCATGTGCAATACCGATACAAGAGATCGAGAAAAAACAGTAAAGCAAATTGAAAAGCTAGCCGAAGCAGGCTGTGAAATAATTCGACTGGCTGTACTCGATCAAGAAGCGGTAGAGGCATTGGAGGAAATTGTAAAAAAGTCTCCCATGCCAGTAATTGCCGATATTCATTTTGACTACAAGTTAGCGATTGGCGCTCTTAAAGCAGGTGTTCATGGATTAAGATTAAATCCTGGAAACATTGGTGGAGCTCAAAAAGTACGAGAAGTCATCGCTGCCGCCAGAGAGAAAAAAATTCCCCTTCGAATCGGTGTTAACGCAGGTTCTCTTGAAAAAAACATCCTAGCAAAATATCAGGGAATTACGCCAGAAGGTATGATTGAAAGCGCTTTAGGGCATATTCGAATCCTAGAAAATGAAAACTATCCCTGGATGAAAATATCCCTCAAAGCATCGTCCGTTCCGTTGATGGTAGCAGCCTATCAGGGTCTAGCAGAAAAAGTTGACTACCCCTTACATGTTGGTGTAACAGAAGCAGGGACCCATCGCTCCGGCGTTATTAAATCGGCCGTAGGCATAGGAGCTTTACTTGCACAAGGTATTGGTGATACGATTCGAGTCTCTTTAACAGGCGATCCCCTACCAGAAGTTCATACAGCTTGGGAGATCGTCAAATCACTAGGATTGCGTAAGCGTGGCCCGGAACTGATCTCCTGTCCTACCTGCGGCCGCTGCCAGATTGACCTAGCTGCTGTTGCTGAAGCCGTCGAGCAAGCACTCACCCAAGAAAAAAGAGCAATTACTGTTGCTGTTATGGGTTGTGTCGTCAATGGACCAGGAGAAGCAAGAGAAGCTGATGTCGGAATAGCAGGTGGTAAAGATTGCGCCTTGCTTTTCCGACAAGGAAAAGTTATTAAAAAAGTTTCTCAAGAACAGATGGTACAAGCCCTACTGGAAGAAATCAAGCAGTTACCAGTAGAATAA
- a CDS encoding proline--tRNA ligase, producing MKMSKLMVPTLRQTPAEAEVISHQLLLRAGYIRRSSAGVYHYLPLAQRVLQKITQIIREEMNAADGQEIVMPVIQPAELWTESGRWHVYGDELFRLQDRHNRDFCLGPTHEEIVTDLVRNDIRSYRDLPLLLYQIANKYRDERRPRFGLLRGREFIMKDLYSFDRDEEGLHRTYESMFQAYSNIFKRCGLTFRPVEADAGAIGGTGGTHEFMVIADSGEGAILFCHQCDYAANVEKAESSLLTDEESFHEPLDMIVVDTPNQRTIEEVSKFLSVTPAETIKTMVYRADEELIVVVIRGDRQLNEVKLANVTRALDLSLATEEECRTISNGGKGFLGPQGLQNIKIYADREVMKMSRAVAGANEENKHVKNICPGRDFQVTFVDDLRMVEEGEPCPKCGAPLEAARGIEVGQVFKLGTKYTKALGCTFIDEKGQEKPMVMGCYGIGVSRTMAATVEQNHDEAGIIWPMSVAPYQVIVVPVSYKDEKQRAIAENLYQGMQQQGLEVILDDRDERPGVKFKDADLIGIPIRVVVGNKAIKEGIVEIKVRKSGEQYNIAIEEALQKVATLIEPGFGNT from the coding sequence ATGAAAATGAGTAAGCTAATGGTACCAACGCTACGACAAACTCCTGCAGAAGCAGAAGTGATCAGTCACCAACTCTTACTTCGAGCAGGCTATATAAGACGTTCTTCGGCGGGTGTCTATCACTATCTCCCTTTGGCCCAGCGGGTCCTACAAAAAATAACTCAAATCATTCGAGAAGAAATGAATGCCGCCGATGGACAGGAAATTGTGATGCCTGTGATACAACCAGCAGAACTCTGGACAGAATCAGGTCGATGGCACGTTTACGGTGATGAGCTTTTTCGATTACAAGATCGACATAATCGAGACTTTTGCCTTGGTCCTACCCATGAAGAAATCGTAACAGATCTGGTGCGGAATGACATACGTTCTTACCGTGACCTTCCTCTTCTGCTCTATCAAATTGCTAATAAATATCGCGATGAGCGCCGCCCTCGTTTTGGTTTATTGCGAGGTCGTGAGTTTATCATGAAGGATCTTTACTCTTTTGATCGAGACGAAGAAGGATTGCATAGAACATACGAGAGTATGTTTCAGGCTTATAGTAATATATTCAAACGTTGTGGACTAACCTTCCGTCCTGTTGAAGCTGACGCCGGAGCAATTGGTGGAACCGGTGGAACCCATGAGTTTATGGTTATCGCCGATTCAGGAGAAGGTGCAATTCTATTTTGTCATCAATGTGACTATGCAGCCAACGTGGAAAAAGCAGAAAGTAGCCTTTTGACAGATGAAGAATCTTTTCATGAACCTTTGGACATGATTGTAGTAGACACACCAAACCAAAGAACGATTGAAGAGGTAAGCAAATTTTTATCAGTTACTCCAGCAGAAACAATCAAAACAATGGTCTATCGTGCTGATGAAGAGCTTATTGTCGTAGTAATACGAGGCGATCGACAATTGAACGAAGTGAAATTAGCCAACGTAACAAGAGCTCTTGATCTATCACTGGCAACAGAGGAAGAGTGCAGAACCATAAGCAACGGTGGCAAAGGCTTTTTAGGGCCACAAGGGCTTCAAAATATAAAAATCTATGCCGATCGGGAAGTAATGAAAATGTCCCGAGCCGTTGCTGGGGCGAATGAAGAAAATAAACACGTTAAAAATATTTGCCCGGGAAGAGATTTCCAAGTTACCTTTGTGGACGATTTGCGTATGGTAGAAGAAGGAGAACCCTGTCCGAAATGCGGTGCGCCACTTGAAGCAGCGAGAGGTATAGAAGTCGGACAGGTCTTCAAACTGGGAACAAAATACACAAAAGCTTTAGGATGTACGTTTATTGACGAAAAAGGTCAAGAGAAACCGATGGTCATGGGATGCTACGGCATAGGTGTAAGTCGTACAATGGCTGCCACAGTCGAACAGAATCATGATGAAGCAGGTATTATATGGCCTATGTCCGTAGCGCCTTATCAAGTTATAGTTGTACCTGTTTCTTATAAAGATGAAAAACAAAGGGCTATTGCTGAAAATCTCTATCAGGGAATGCAACAGCAAGGTTTGGAAGTAATTTTAGATGATCGAGATGAAAGACCGGGTGTAAAATTCAAAGATGCCGATCTCATTGGAATTCCCATAAGAGTTGTTGTTGGCAACAAAGCAATCAAAGAAGGAATTGTAGAAATAAAAGTACGTAAAAGTGGAGAACAATACAACATAGCGATAGAAGAGGCCCTACAAAAAGTTGCGACCCTGATAGAGCCAGGTTTCGGCAATACCTAG